One region of Desulfitobacterium chlororespirans DSM 11544 genomic DNA includes:
- the cutC gene encoding choline trimethylamine-lyase — MDSREFSAKFADVTKNLSPEETAIVMKLFQEISRELAVNSPSSADQERKSPVYEGEITGLTPRLNNLRTAYLQAKPSVSIYRARAFTEVTKINPGLPKILLRAKCFRRACETAPLLIQKDELIIGHPCGKPRAGAFSPDIAWRWVRDELDTMATRPQDPFQISEEDKRILREEIFPFWEGKSVDEICQKQYEDAGIWSFSGESFVSDLSYHQINGGGDTAPGYDVILIKKGIKGIRQEAEDRLSKLSMENPEDMDKIYFYKAEIETCDGILAYAQRLSDYARETADREMDSARKQELYKIADILTWVPANPPRTFHEALQSIWTLESLFVVEENQTGISLGRLDQYIYPMFKADMDAGRLNKLEAFELLSCFLIKCSEVMWLSSEQGAKYFAGYQPFINCTVGGQKRTGGDATNELTYLIMDAVRFTKMYQPSLACRIHNQSPQSYLKKIVEVVKAGLGFPACHFDDSHIKMMLAKGFSIEDSRDYCLMGCVEPQKSGGIYQWTSTGYTQWPIAIEFVLNRGVMKWRGTMEGLDTGDLDNFKTYEEFDAACKQQIEHIIRLSAIGTIVSQRVHKELVPKPLMSLLVEGCMEKGTDVTNGGARINFGPGLIFSGLGTYADSMAAIKKLVFEENKYTLKQIRDALNANFEGYEALRTDCLNAPKYGNDDDYADLIASDIIVWTERVHNSFKMLFSHFTHGTLSISNNTPIGEITGATPNGRLAWTPLSDGISPTQGADKFGPTAIIKSVSKLSVESMNIGMVHNFKLLRGILETPEGENGLITLLRTASILGNGQMQFSYVDNEVLKRAQIEPDKYRDLIIRVAGYSAYFVELCKEVQDEIISRTVLDHF, encoded by the coding sequence ATGGATAGCAGAGAATTTTCGGCAAAATTTGCCGATGTAACTAAGAACTTATCTCCAGAAGAAACAGCTATTGTTATGAAACTATTTCAGGAGATCTCCAGGGAACTGGCCGTAAATTCCCCATCTTCGGCGGACCAGGAGAGAAAATCCCCTGTCTACGAAGGGGAGATCACCGGTCTTACCCCGCGTTTAAACAATCTGCGCACAGCCTATTTGCAAGCTAAACCCAGTGTCAGCATCTATCGGGCCAGAGCATTCACGGAAGTGACCAAAATAAACCCCGGCTTACCCAAGATTCTGCTTCGGGCCAAGTGCTTCAGGAGAGCCTGTGAGACAGCGCCTCTCCTCATTCAAAAAGACGAACTCATTATCGGACATCCTTGCGGAAAACCGCGGGCCGGTGCCTTTTCGCCGGATATTGCCTGGAGATGGGTACGGGATGAATTGGATACCATGGCCACCCGGCCCCAGGATCCCTTTCAAATCAGTGAGGAAGATAAGCGCATCCTCCGGGAAGAAATCTTCCCTTTCTGGGAAGGGAAGAGCGTGGATGAGATTTGTCAGAAACAATACGAAGATGCCGGGATCTGGTCCTTTTCCGGGGAGTCCTTTGTCAGTGACCTTTCCTACCATCAAATCAACGGCGGCGGCGATACCGCTCCCGGATATGATGTGATTCTCATTAAAAAAGGGATTAAAGGAATACGGCAAGAAGCTGAGGACAGACTGAGCAAATTGTCTATGGAAAACCCGGAGGATATGGACAAGATCTACTTCTATAAAGCAGAGATTGAAACTTGCGACGGTATTCTGGCTTATGCCCAACGGCTTTCCGATTATGCCCGGGAAACAGCGGACCGGGAAATGGATTCAGCAAGAAAACAAGAACTGTACAAGATCGCCGACATTTTGACCTGGGTTCCGGCTAACCCGCCCCGTACTTTCCATGAGGCCCTGCAATCGATTTGGACCCTGGAATCCCTGTTTGTGGTGGAAGAGAACCAGACAGGTATTTCCCTGGGACGTTTGGATCAATATATTTACCCCATGTTTAAGGCCGATATGGATGCCGGCCGGCTTAACAAACTGGAAGCCTTCGAATTGCTGAGCTGTTTTCTGATCAAATGCTCGGAAGTAATGTGGCTGTCCAGTGAGCAGGGCGCTAAATATTTCGCCGGCTACCAACCCTTCATCAACTGTACTGTAGGCGGACAGAAGCGTACCGGAGGGGATGCCACCAACGAGCTGACCTATCTGATCATGGATGCCGTGCGCTTTACCAAGATGTATCAGCCTTCCCTGGCCTGCCGGATTCATAATCAATCCCCCCAAAGCTATCTGAAAAAGATCGTGGAAGTGGTGAAAGCCGGACTGGGTTTCCCTGCCTGCCATTTTGATGACAGCCATATCAAGATGATGCTGGCCAAAGGCTTCAGCATTGAGGATTCCCGGGATTATTGCCTGATGGGCTGTGTGGAACCTCAGAAATCCGGCGGTATCTATCAGTGGACCTCCACCGGCTATACTCAATGGCCCATCGCCATCGAATTTGTTCTGAACCGCGGGGTCATGAAATGGCGGGGCACCATGGAAGGTCTTGACACCGGCGATCTCGATAACTTCAAGACATATGAAGAATTTGATGCCGCCTGCAAGCAGCAAATCGAGCACATTATTCGCTTATCAGCCATTGGCACCATCGTCAGCCAGCGTGTTCATAAAGAGCTCGTACCCAAACCTCTGATGTCCTTGCTGGTCGAAGGCTGTATGGAAAAGGGAACGGATGTTACCAACGGTGGAGCGCGGATCAATTTTGGTCCTGGCTTGATCTTCTCCGGCCTGGGAACTTATGCAGACTCCATGGCCGCTATCAAAAAGCTGGTCTTTGAAGAGAATAAGTACACATTGAAACAAATCAGGGATGCCCTGAATGCCAATTTTGAAGGCTATGAAGCCTTGCGGACCGATTGCCTGAATGCGCCGAAATACGGAAATGATGATGATTATGCTGATTTAATTGCTTCAGATATTATTGTTTGGACTGAGCGGGTGCACAATTCCTTCAAAATGCTTTTTTCCCATTTTACCCATGGTACCCTTTCCATTTCCAACAACACCCCCATCGGCGAAATAACAGGAGCCACACCAAACGGCCGGCTGGCCTGGACACCGCTGTCCGACGGAATCAGTCCCACCCAAGGTGCGGATAAGTTTGGACCCACCGCCATCATCAAATCCGTCAGCAAGCTGAGCGTCGAGTCCATGAATATCGGCATGGTGCATAACTTCAAACTATTGCGCGGTATTCTGGAAACTCCGGAAGGGGAAAACGGCCTGATCACCTTGCTCAGAACAGCCTCCATCCTCGGCAACGGCCAGATGCAATTCAGCTATGTTGATAATGAAGTTCTGAAACGGGCTCAAATCGAACCGGATAAGTATCGGGATCTCATCATTCGGGTGGCCGGATACAGCGCCTACTTCGTGGAATTATGCAAAGAAGTTCAGGATGAAATCATCAGCCGGACTGTCTTGGATCACTTTTAA
- a CDS encoding acetaldehyde dehydrogenase (acetylating) codes for MNRMDNDLLAIQEARILIENAREAQKTLATFSQEKLDWIVERMAAEVAKYARELAMMSQEETGFGKWQDKYIKNIFASDFLCKKIRAMKVVGIIAEDKENQTMDVGVPVGVIVALLPSTNPVSTAIYKTLIAIKSGNAIVFSPHPKAKKTTRRVLEILVRTAEASGLPCGAIGYQRTQALEGTLGLMNHQDIALIIVTGVPKLVKAAYAAGKPTIYGGPGNGPAFIERSADIKQAVADIITSRTFDYGIVSASEQSVVAEECIADEVRQELRRNGGYFLSEEESEQLGKLFLRPDGSVNPDIVGKSAVELARKIGITVSENTKVLISEQRFVSPANPYAKEKLCPVLAFYVEKDWLNACEKCIELLLNDGRGHTLVIHSRNEQVIREFALKNPVSRVLVNTPATLGGIGGTTNLFPALTLGCGAVGGGFTSDNVSPLNLINIRKVGYGVRKLEDITCGVPAESVESAGLTRLTGLNGSFCSGPGYPKERTQDLNKLLETLLEQLLPYRNA; via the coding sequence ATGAATCGAATGGACAATGATTTGCTTGCAATTCAAGAGGCACGGATTCTGATCGAAAACGCCCGTGAAGCGCAGAAAACTTTGGCCACCTTTTCCCAGGAAAAGCTGGACTGGATTGTGGAGCGTATGGCGGCGGAAGTGGCGAAATACGCCCGGGAACTGGCGATGATGTCCCAGGAAGAAACAGGATTCGGAAAATGGCAGGACAAATATATCAAGAATATTTTTGCCAGTGATTTTCTCTGTAAGAAAATCAGGGCGATGAAAGTTGTCGGCATTATTGCTGAAGATAAAGAGAATCAGACCATGGATGTGGGTGTACCCGTGGGAGTCATTGTCGCTTTGCTTCCCTCCACCAACCCCGTGTCTACTGCTATCTATAAAACCTTAATCGCTATCAAATCAGGTAATGCCATTGTTTTTTCACCCCATCCCAAGGCGAAGAAAACTACCAGAAGAGTGCTGGAGATACTGGTACGGACCGCTGAAGCCAGCGGGCTGCCCTGCGGGGCCATCGGCTATCAGAGAACCCAGGCCCTTGAAGGGACACTGGGACTGATGAATCACCAGGATATAGCCCTGATCATCGTTACAGGAGTGCCCAAGCTGGTCAAAGCAGCTTATGCCGCCGGGAAACCGACCATTTATGGCGGACCCGGAAACGGCCCGGCCTTTATAGAGCGTTCAGCCGACATAAAACAGGCGGTAGCGGACATTATTACCAGCAGAACCTTTGATTATGGCATCGTGTCGGCCTCAGAACAATCCGTCGTAGCTGAGGAATGCATCGCCGACGAAGTAAGACAGGAACTCAGGAGGAATGGCGGCTACTTTCTCTCAGAAGAGGAATCGGAACAACTCGGCAAGCTCTTTCTGCGTCCTGACGGCAGCGTCAATCCGGATATCGTCGGTAAATCGGCTGTGGAGCTGGCCCGGAAAATCGGCATCACCGTTTCGGAAAACACTAAGGTTCTTATTTCTGAACAAAGATTTGTCTCACCGGCTAACCCCTATGCCAAAGAAAAACTCTGTCCGGTATTGGCTTTTTATGTGGAGAAGGATTGGCTCAACGCCTGTGAAAAGTGTATCGAGTTGCTGCTCAACGATGGCCGGGGGCATACCCTCGTCATTCATTCACGGAATGAGCAGGTGATCAGGGAATTCGCCCTGAAAAACCCCGTATCGCGAGTACTTGTGAATACCCCCGCCACTTTGGGAGGAATCGGAGGGACAACCAATCTCTTCCCGGCCTTGACTCTCGGTTGCGGTGCAGTGGGCGGCGGATTCACTTCAGATAATGTTTCACCACTGAATTTGATTAACATCCGCAAGGTGGGCTATGGGGTACGAAAACTGGAGGATATAACCTGTGGTGTGCCGGCAGAATCGGTAGAATCAGCAGGATTAACGAGACTAACGGGGCTGAACGGAAGTTTTTGCTCCGGCCCAGGTTACCCTAAGGAAAGAACCCAGGACCTCAACAAGCTGTTGGAAACATTGCTGGAACAGCTTTTACCTTATAGAAATGCTTAA
- a CDS encoding BMC domain-containing protein, producing MERNDALGFIETYGLVSVLEAADAMCKAAEVELVGYENVASGLISVVVRGDVGAVRTAVEAGIAAASKVGQIYSTNVIARPHPDVEKIVAKHLIDW from the coding sequence GTGGAGAGAAATGATGCATTAGGGTTCATTGAGACCTATGGTCTGGTTTCAGTGTTGGAAGCTGCAGATGCCATGTGCAAGGCTGCAGAAGTGGAATTGGTGGGTTATGAGAATGTGGCCTCAGGCCTGATCTCCGTGGTGGTCCGCGGCGATGTGGGAGCAGTGAGAACGGCGGTAGAGGCCGGCATTGCCGCAGCCAGCAAAGTGGGCCAAATTTACAGCACCAATGTGATTGCCAGACCTCATCCTGACGTAGAGAAAATTGTGGCTAAACATCTTATTGACTGGTAA
- a CDS encoding BMC domain-containing protein produces MEYFGEEALGLIETRGMVPAIEAADVMCKTADVVLVSYENIGSGLVTVMVKGDVAAVRSAVEKGAAAAAAIGELTAAHVMPRPVSRVGKIVSRHDIDA; encoded by the coding sequence ATGGAGTACTTTGGCGAAGAAGCATTAGGACTGATTGAAACCCGGGGAATGGTACCGGCCATTGAAGCAGCGGATGTCATGTGTAAAACTGCAGATGTAGTGCTTGTTTCCTATGAAAATATCGGCTCAGGACTTGTTACCGTGATGGTGAAGGGCGATGTAGCCGCAGTGAGATCGGCGGTAGAAAAAGGTGCGGCCGCCGCCGCAGCGATTGGTGAACTGACGGCTGCTCATGTTATGCCGCGTCCCGTCAGCCGGGTGGGCAAAATTGTTTCACGGCATGATATCGATGCTTAA
- a CDS encoding MFS transporter — translation MATNELMTSTRYMDEATMNKSHYKFLILLAFGYTFEQIDVFSFSFVAPALTEYWGVSMEWIGLVNSCTFIGMLLGCWLGGWLADRIGRRKTFLGSILFFSIFSLVNGWAPNQEIFLIARTLTGIGMMSMVVVAMVYIVELLPAASRGKWQAIALATALLSIPLIGQLASHVIPGNPEGWRWILCIGGLGFIVIALSKNWLQESPRWLISKGRFKEAEAVIQFYRPDVKVDLTLEASGQVKEEKAQETTKTFEVLRLLFCKEYRKKTLVLINLVVWNTVGYFMFFAWMPTLLNEYGFSLEDSLWMVALVSFGSPIGNYLAAFFTDKGGRKIPIVVYGAIIGVLTVIFGTVKAPMLIVGIGFIIRILMDGVFVLMWSYLAEAYPTHFRSSGTGIIFSTGRILNVGAMAMVPIIYKQFGYSVLFAIIGAMYIMIALVTGIWGERTAGRSLEDIADTKTA, via the coding sequence GTGGCAACTAATGAACTAATGACAAGTACTCGGTACATGGACGAAGCAACCATGAACAAATCACACTATAAATTTTTGATTTTATTGGCGTTTGGTTATACCTTTGAGCAAATTGATGTGTTTTCTTTTTCCTTCGTTGCACCTGCCCTCACAGAGTATTGGGGTGTATCAATGGAATGGATTGGCCTGGTCAATTCCTGCACTTTCATAGGTATGCTTTTAGGCTGCTGGCTGGGTGGTTGGCTTGCAGATCGCATCGGCCGTAGAAAAACCTTCCTCGGCTCGATTCTTTTCTTCTCCATCTTTTCTTTGGTGAACGGTTGGGCACCCAACCAAGAGATCTTCCTGATTGCAAGAACTTTAACAGGAATTGGTATGATGAGTATGGTGGTAGTAGCGATGGTATATATTGTTGAATTGCTGCCCGCGGCTTCCCGGGGTAAGTGGCAAGCCATTGCTCTGGCCACGGCACTTTTAAGTATCCCCCTGATTGGTCAGCTGGCTTCTCATGTTATTCCTGGCAACCCGGAAGGTTGGCGCTGGATTTTATGCATCGGTGGTCTGGGCTTTATCGTGATAGCGCTTAGTAAGAACTGGTTACAGGAATCTCCCCGTTGGCTGATCAGCAAGGGTCGTTTTAAAGAAGCAGAAGCGGTCATTCAGTTTTACAGACCCGATGTTAAAGTGGATCTTACTCTCGAGGCCTCTGGTCAAGTTAAAGAAGAAAAGGCTCAGGAAACAACTAAAACCTTCGAAGTATTACGGCTTTTATTTTGTAAAGAATACAGAAAAAAAACCTTGGTTCTTATCAACTTAGTTGTCTGGAACACCGTCGGCTATTTTATGTTCTTCGCTTGGATGCCGACCCTGTTGAACGAGTACGGCTTTTCCCTGGAGGACTCTCTGTGGATGGTCGCTCTGGTATCCTTCGGCAGCCCTATTGGCAACTATTTGGCGGCCTTCTTTACCGATAAAGGGGGCAGAAAAATTCCCATTGTTGTCTATGGTGCCATTATCGGGGTTCTAACCGTTATCTTCGGTACTGTCAAGGCTCCTATGCTGATTGTTGGAATTGGTTTTATCATTCGGATTTTGATGGACGGCGTGTTCGTTCTGATGTGGTCCTATCTGGCTGAAGCGTATCCCACTCACTTTAGAAGCAGTGGTACCGGTATTATCTTCAGCACCGGTAGAATTCTGAACGTTGGTGCCATGGCCATGGTTCCTATAATTTACAAGCAGTTTGGTTACAGCGTCCTGTTTGCCATTATCGGGGCCATGTATATCATGATTGCCCTCGTGACTGGTATATGGGGCGAAAGAACTGCTGGGCGTTCCTTGGAAGACATTGCAGATACTAAAACTGCTTAA
- a CDS encoding alkaline phosphatase family protein, which translates to MKRTALTNKLLVLGVDGMDPRISRKYLAEGKMPNLQKFIEKGSARKDLQLLGAIPTITPPCWTTLATGAYPGTHGITCYWRQSPESLDAVVYNMDSRNCTAEQIWNITAEAGMKTLVWHWPGSSWPPTSHSENLSVVDGTQPGSVNMGVAQLDWEKVIVASPDIKEVRYAPRVEKPAGVGCIITDLEDTLDDEVDDEMMELWWGDTARQGGEIRTYVMDDEDTEVVIGSKVAYDIINSPLKEATGWSNAPEGAKEFTVLTSGGLVRRPALILKNATGEYDRVAIYKNKKAEKPIVILEKDKMVTGIIDDVTKKEVTKPACRSMKILELDPAGNNVRLWISNALDISNDQLWHPKTLYQEIIDNVGHVPPVSLIGGEDDELVREIFEPSWSIYDKWQADCLNYCIKEKEYDAVFSHLHNIDCAGHQLWHLGKTLPPWDHTDEKVFQGFIEKFYLQTDEYFGEFLHLLDEGWTVLIVSDHGLIVGENVPPILGEYGGLNTKVMEELGYTVLKKDENGNSLREVDWEKTRAVQIRSNYIYINLKGRDKYGIVDPKDKYDLEEQIISDLYNYRDDRTGKRVVGICLRNKDAVLIGTHGPECGDIFFSIEEGYNRLHGDSISTSEGYFETSVSPIFVAAGSGIKQGFTTDRIIRQVDVAPSVSTLLGLRYPAQCEGAPIYQIFSEEI; encoded by the coding sequence GTGAAAAGAACAGCACTAACCAACAAACTATTGGTGCTAGGAGTCGACGGTATGGACCCAAGAATCAGCCGCAAATACTTAGCTGAAGGGAAAATGCCCAATTTACAGAAATTTATTGAAAAAGGATCAGCCAGAAAAGATTTACAGCTGCTGGGAGCTATTCCCACCATTACACCGCCCTGCTGGACGACCCTTGCTACAGGAGCTTATCCGGGAACTCACGGTATCACCTGTTATTGGAGACAATCACCGGAAAGTCTGGACGCAGTGGTTTATAACATGGACTCCCGCAATTGCACTGCGGAGCAAATCTGGAATATCACCGCGGAAGCCGGTATGAAAACTCTTGTTTGGCATTGGCCGGGGAGCTCTTGGCCCCCAACCTCCCACAGTGAAAATTTGAGCGTGGTCGATGGTACCCAGCCGGGTTCTGTAAATATGGGTGTTGCTCAGCTGGACTGGGAAAAAGTCATTGTGGCTTCACCGGATATTAAAGAAGTCCGTTATGCCCCAAGAGTGGAAAAACCGGCCGGCGTAGGCTGTATTATTACTGATTTGGAAGATACCTTGGACGATGAAGTCGATGATGAAATGATGGAACTTTGGTGGGGCGATACGGCCCGCCAAGGTGGTGAAATCCGTACCTATGTCATGGATGATGAAGACACCGAAGTTGTAATCGGCAGCAAGGTTGCCTATGATATTATCAACTCTCCCCTCAAAGAGGCTACAGGTTGGAGCAATGCCCCGGAAGGTGCCAAGGAATTTACGGTTCTGACCTCCGGTGGTCTGGTAAGACGCCCTGCTTTGATTCTCAAAAATGCAACCGGCGAATATGATCGAGTGGCTATTTACAAGAATAAGAAAGCAGAAAAGCCAATCGTTATTTTAGAAAAAGACAAAATGGTAACAGGCATTATTGATGATGTGACGAAAAAAGAAGTCACCAAACCGGCTTGCCGTTCCATGAAGATCTTAGAACTTGATCCGGCTGGTAACAACGTAAGATTATGGATCAGCAATGCCCTTGATATCAGCAATGATCAATTGTGGCATCCCAAAACCCTTTATCAGGAGATCATTGACAATGTGGGCCATGTACCGCCGGTCAGCTTAATCGGTGGCGAAGATGATGAATTGGTCCGGGAAATCTTTGAACCTTCCTGGTCAATTTACGACAAGTGGCAAGCAGATTGTCTGAATTATTGCATCAAAGAAAAAGAATATGATGCTGTATTCTCTCATCTGCATAATATCGATTGTGCCGGTCATCAGTTATGGCATCTTGGCAAAACTTTGCCGCCGTGGGATCATACCGATGAGAAGGTTTTCCAAGGGTTTATCGAAAAATTCTATCTGCAGACAGACGAATATTTCGGGGAATTCCTCCATCTCCTGGATGAGGGATGGACGGTGCTGATCGTCAGTGACCATGGTCTGATCGTTGGCGAAAACGTACCTCCCATTTTAGGAGAATACGGTGGCCTCAACACCAAGGTTATGGAAGAATTGGGTTATACGGTCCTGAAGAAAGACGAAAACGGCAACTCCCTGAGAGAAGTCGATTGGGAAAAGACCAGAGCAGTTCAGATCCGCAGCAACTACATCTATATCAATCTTAAGGGTCGGGACAAATACGGTATTGTGGATCCGAAAGATAAATATGATTTAGAGGAACAGATCATCTCCGATTTGTATAACTATCGGGATGACAGAACCGGCAAGCGCGTGGTCGGCATCTGCCTGAGAAACAAGGATGCTGTGTTAATCGGCACCCATGGCCCGGAGTGTGGTGATATTTTCTTCTCTATTGAGGAAGGATATAACAGACTGCATGGGGACAGCATTTCCACTTCAGAAGGATATTTTGAAACCTCCGTTTCGCCAATTTTCGTAGCGGCCGGCAGTGGCATTAAACAAGGATTTACCACGGATCGGATCATCCGCCAGGTTGACGTAGCACCTTCAGTTTCTACGCTGCTCGGATTGCGGTACCCTGCCCAATGCGAAGGGGCTCCGATTTATCAGATTTTCTCCGAAGAGATTTAA